The window TGAGGCTTATGGGGGACGCGGGCTGGACCTGATCCAGTGGCTGATCTTCGAGGAAGAATATTGGCGGGCAGGCGGCCCCAATCGCGCCAACCAGAACGGCATCTTCCTGCTCGGCCCGACGATCATGGAGTTCGGCACCGACGAGCAGAAGGCGCGCTTCCTGACGCCGATGGCGAAGGGCGAGATCATCTGGGCGCAGGCATGGTCGGAGCCGGGCGCCGGTTCGGACATGGCCGCGATCACCAGCAAGGCCGAGCGTGACGGCGACCATTATGTCCTGACCGGCCAGAAAACCTGGTCGAGCCGCGCGGCGTTCGCCGACTGGGGCTTCGGCCTGTTCCGCACCGAGGCGGGATCGAAGCGTCACAAGGGGCTGAGCTTCCTGCTGTTCGATCTCAATTCGCCCGGCATCACGCGGCGGCCGATCCGTCAGCTGCACGGCGACACAGGCTTTGCCGAACTGTTCTTTGACGAAGTGCGCGTGCCCGTCGCCAATCGCCTTGCCGGCGAAGGCGATGGCTGGGGGATCGCGATGGCGACCGCCGGGTTCGAGCGCGGGCTGATGCTGCGTTCCCCTGCGCGTTTTCAGGCGACCGCGCAGAAGCTGGTCGAACTGTTCAAGGAAAAGGGGGCGAACGCTCCACCATCGGCGCGCGAAGCAGTGAGCGCGGCGTGGATGGGCGCGCAGGCTTATGCCTACAACACCTACTCGGTCGCTTCGAAGATCATCGCGGGCGGGCATATCGGCGCCGAGGCGAGCCTGAACAAGATATTCTGGTCCGAACTCGATCGGTCGATGCACCGCGCGGCGATGCAGATTTTGGGGGCTGCCGCCGAGCTGCGCGTGCTGGCCGACGACAGCATCAACGCCTGGCTCGAAGGCTATATCTTCTCGCTCTCCGGCCCGATCTACGCCGGTTCGAACGAGATCCAGCGCAACATCATCGCCGAGCGGCTGCTCGGCCTGCCGCGATAGGAGGCGGGTCGATGGACTTCCGTTTGACCGAAGATCAGACCGTGCTGGTCGAAGGCGTGCGCGACTGGCTGACCGGTGTGCATGGCCCCGATACGCTCCGCGCGCTCGACGAAACGCCGTCGCGCCGTTCGGCCGAGATCGCGCAGGGGCTGGTCGAGATGGGCCTGCCCGGATTGCTCGCATCTGACGAGGCGGGCGGGCTTGGCCTGACCACCGTCGAAGCGGTTTTGATCGCGATCGAGGCGGGGAAGGCGGGGCTGGCCGAGCCGATGATCGACAGCGCCTTCGTCGCGCTCCCGATCCTCGCCGCCGCCGGCAAGACCGATCTGGTCGCGGCGATCGCGAGCGGCGAGGCCAAGGTCGCGCTCCAGCATCCGATCAATCCGTGGGTCGCCGACCTTGAGGGCGCGACGCATCTGCTGAGCGCCGAGGGCGGCAAGCTGTCGATCGGCGCGGCTGTGGCGGGTGAGGCGCTCGATAGCGTCGATCCGCTGCGCCGTCTGTCCGCGCCCGTCGCGGCGAGCGGCGAAGCGATCGATGCCAGAGCCGACGCCTTGCTCGATCGCGCGGCCCTGTTCGCCGCCGCACAGGCGCTGGGTGCGGCCGATGCGATGCTCGCGCAGGCCGTCGAGTACGCCAATACCCGCCAGCAATTCGGCCAGTCCATCGGCACCTTCCAGGCGATCAAGCATCATTGCGCGAGCATTTCGGTCGCGATCGAGTTCGCCCGGCCGGTGGTGCTGCGCGCGGCCTATGCGGTCGAACATGGCGAGCCGAATGCGGCGATCCACGTCAGCCACGCCAAGCTCGCCGCGTGCGACGCCGCTTATGCCGCCGGGGAGACTGCGATCCAGGTCCACGGCGCGATGGGCTACACCTATGAGGTCAATCTCCACTTCTGGATGAAGCGCGCCTGGGCGCTCGCCGGCGGCTGGGGCGACCGCGCCTTCCATCTCGACCGTGTCGAGAAAGCCATCACGGGGACCATGCCGATCGGCCCCGCAGCCACCTTCGCCTGAGGAGCTTCCAAGTGCCCGAAGCCTATATCGTCGACGCCATCCGCACCCCGACCGGGCGCAAGAAAGGCAGCCTCGCCGGCATTCACAGCGCCGATCTGGGCGCGATCGTGATCAAGGACGTGGTCGATCGCCTCGGCTTCGATCCGCTCGCGGTCGATGACGTGGTGTGGGGCTGCGTCGATGCGATCGGGCCGCAGGCAGGCAATATCGGGCGCAGCTGCTGGCTCGCCGCCGGCCTGCCCGAAGCGGTGCCGGGCGTGACGATCGATCGCCAGTGCGGATCGTCGCAGCAGGCGATCCACTTCGCCGCGCAGGGCGTGCTTTCGGGCACGCAGGATCTGGTGCTGGCGGGCGGCGTGCAGAACATGAACGCCATCCCGATTTCGGCCGCCATGTATGCGGGCCAGACCTACGGCCACGAAACCCCCTTCTCGGAATCGCCGGCATGGACCGCGCGCTACGGCACCGAGGAGATCAATCAGATCTACGCCGCCGAGAAGATCGCCGACACCTGGGGCATTTCGCGCGAGGATATGGAGCGTTTCGCGCTGGCATCGAACCAGCGCGCCGAACGCGCGATCGACGAAGGCCGCTTCGACCGTGAGATCCTGCCCGTGGGCGATTTCCGCATGGACGAGACCGTCCGTCGCGGCACCACGCTGGAGGGGCTTGCGGGCCTGAAACCCGTGCGCGAGGGCGGAAAGATCACGGCCGGCGTTTCCAGCCAGATTTCGGACGCCGCCTCCGCGGTGCTGATCGCCAGCGAGAAGGCGGTCAAGGATCATGGCCTGAAGCCCCGCGCGCGCATCCATCACCTGACGGTGCGCGGCGACAGCCCGGTCTTCATGCTGACCGCGCCGATCCCCGCGACGCGCCACGCGCTCGAAAAGACCGGCCTGAAGCTGAACGATATCGACCTGATCGAGATCAACGAGGCGTTCGCCAGCGTCGTCCTCGCCTGGGCGAAGGAACTCGACGCCGATCTCGATAAGGTCAACGTCAATGGCGGCGCGATCGCGCTCGGCCATCCGCTCGGCGCCACCGGCACCAAGCTGATGACGACCCTGCTCCACGAACTGGAGCGGACTGGCGGGCGCTATGGCCTGCAGACGATGTGCGAAGGCGGCGGCCTCGCCAACGTCACGATCATCGAGCGGCTGTAAGGACCGCGCGGGGCGATGCCTTGCTACGCCTATCAAGGGATCGTCCCCGTCGTGGACCCGACGAGCTACGTCCACCCGCTCGCGGCGCTGATCGGCGACGTGATCGTGGGGCCGGGCTGCTTCATCGCGCCGGGCGCGTCGCTGCGCGGCGATTTCGGGCGGATCGTGGTGGAAGGCGACAGCAGCGTGCAGGATAGCTGCACGATCCACGGATCGGCCGACATCGACACGGTGATCGGGCGCGGCGCCACGATCGGCCACGGATCGATCATCCACGGCGCGACCGTGGGCGAAAATGCGCTGATCGGGATGAACGCGGTTGTTTTGGACCATGCGCATGTGGGTGCCGAAAGCCTCGTCGCCGCGCTCGCGCTGGTGAAGAACGGGATGCAGATCCCCGAACGCAGCCTGGTCGCGGGCAATCCGGCGGCGGTGGTGCGATCGATCGAGCCGAACAAGGTGACGTGGAAGAATGACGGCCACGGCGAATATCAGCGGCTGGCGCGCGAGGCGCTGACCGACATCGTCGAGACCGAGCCGCTGAACGCGGTGGAAGCGGACAGGCCGCGCCTCAAATCCGAGGCGGTCGGCGTGCGGCTGAGCGGGCCGGTCGCGGACTATCGCGAGCGGCAGATGGCCAAAAAGATCGAAGAGGGAAGGGCAAACTGATGGGTATCTGCGAAGGACGCACCGTCATCATCACCGGCGCGGCGCGCGGGCTGGGGCGCAGCTACGCGCTCGCCTTCGCCGCCGAGGGCGCGAACGTGGTCGTCAACGACATCGGCACCAGCCTGGGCGGCGAAGGCCGCGACACGTCGGCCGCCGATGCGGTGGTGGCGGAGATCATTGCGGCCGGCGGGCAGGCGATGGCGAACTATGACGACGTGACCGATTGGGACGCGACGAAGCGGATCGTCGAGGCGACGGTCGCGCGGTTCGGCGGGCTCGACGTCGTCGTCAACAATGCGGGCATCGTGCGCGATCGCATGTTCGTGTCGGCGACGCCGGAGGAATGGGACGCGACGATGCACGTGCATCTGCGCGGCCATTTCTGCCTGGCGCGCCACGCGGTCGATTATTGGCGGGCGCAGCAGAAGGCGGGCAATCCGGTCGACGCGCGCATCATCAACACCACCAGCGGCGCGGGGCTTCAGGGTTCGATCGCGCAGGCGGCCTATTCGACCGCGAAGGGCGGCATCGCGGCGCTGACGTTGGTGCAGGCGGCGGAGCTTGGCCGCTACGGCATCACCGCCAACGCGCTCGCCCCTTCGGCGCGCACGCGGATGACCACCGGTGCGTTCAGCGAGAAGATGGCCGAGGTCACCGAGGGCTTCGACAAGCAGGATCCCGATAACATCGCGCCGACCGTGGTGTGGCTGGGTTCGGTCCAGTCGAAGCATGTCACCGGCTGCGTCTTCGAACTCGAAGGCGGGCGGATCACCATCGAGGACGGCTGGCACCTCGGCCCGACGGTCGATCAGGATGCGAAGTGGGATCCGGCGAATGTCGGAGCCGCAGTCGACGCGCTGCTGGCCGATCGCAAGGCGCCGCGCGCCGTCTGGGGCAGCTGAGGCGTCATGCGCTTCGCCTTCACCGACGAACAGGCGATGATCGCCGAAACGGCCAACGACCTGTTCGTGGGCGAGGCGACCAGCGAGCGCACCCGCGCGGCGATGGCCGATGCGGGCTGTGACCGCGCGCTGTGGGATAGCCTGTCGGCGACCGGCTTCGTCGGCGTGCATATGCCGGGCGATGTCGGCGGGTCCGAACTCGGCATGGTCGAACTCGCGATCATCGCCGAGGCGGCGGGCAGGCAGGT is drawn from Sphingomonas crocodyli and contains these coding sequences:
- a CDS encoding acyl-CoA dehydrogenase family protein, which codes for MDLAYTPEQQAFRAEVRAWMEANVPKEPLVTLEREEGYNQHVAWERTLASGNWGMVTWPEAYGGRGLDLIQWLIFEEEYWRAGGPNRANQNGIFLLGPTIMEFGTDEQKARFLTPMAKGEIIWAQAWSEPGAGSDMAAITSKAERDGDHYVLTGQKTWSSRAAFADWGFGLFRTEAGSKRHKGLSFLLFDLNSPGITRRPIRQLHGDTGFAELFFDEVRVPVANRLAGEGDGWGIAMATAGFERGLMLRSPARFQATAQKLVELFKEKGANAPPSAREAVSAAWMGAQAYAYNTYSVASKIIAGGHIGAEASLNKIFWSELDRSMHRAAMQILGAAAELRVLADDSINAWLEGYIFSLSGPIYAGSNEIQRNIIAERLLGLPR
- a CDS encoding acyl-CoA dehydrogenase family protein, with protein sequence MDFRLTEDQTVLVEGVRDWLTGVHGPDTLRALDETPSRRSAEIAQGLVEMGLPGLLASDEAGGLGLTTVEAVLIAIEAGKAGLAEPMIDSAFVALPILAAAGKTDLVAAIASGEAKVALQHPINPWVADLEGATHLLSAEGGKLSIGAAVAGEALDSVDPLRRLSAPVAASGEAIDARADALLDRAALFAAAQALGAADAMLAQAVEYANTRQQFGQSIGTFQAIKHHCASISVAIEFARPVVLRAAYAVEHGEPNAAIHVSHAKLAACDAAYAAGETAIQVHGAMGYTYEVNLHFWMKRAWALAGGWGDRAFHLDRVEKAITGTMPIGPAATFA
- a CDS encoding acetyl-CoA C-acetyltransferase, whose translation is MPEAYIVDAIRTPTGRKKGSLAGIHSADLGAIVIKDVVDRLGFDPLAVDDVVWGCVDAIGPQAGNIGRSCWLAAGLPEAVPGVTIDRQCGSSQQAIHFAAQGVLSGTQDLVLAGGVQNMNAIPISAAMYAGQTYGHETPFSESPAWTARYGTEEINQIYAAEKIADTWGISREDMERFALASNQRAERAIDEGRFDREILPVGDFRMDETVRRGTTLEGLAGLKPVREGGKITAGVSSQISDAASAVLIASEKAVKDHGLKPRARIHHLTVRGDSPVFMLTAPIPATRHALEKTGLKLNDIDLIEINEAFASVVLAWAKELDADLDKVNVNGGAIALGHPLGATGTKLMTTLLHELERTGGRYGLQTMCEGGGLANVTIIERL
- a CDS encoding phenylacetic acid degradation protein PaaY, producing MDPTSYVHPLAALIGDVIVGPGCFIAPGASLRGDFGRIVVEGDSSVQDSCTIHGSADIDTVIGRGATIGHGSIIHGATVGENALIGMNAVVLDHAHVGAESLVAALALVKNGMQIPERSLVAGNPAAVVRSIEPNKVTWKNDGHGEYQRLAREALTDIVETEPLNAVEADRPRLKSEAVGVRLSGPVADYRERQMAKKIEEGRAN
- a CDS encoding SDR family oxidoreductase, which encodes MGICEGRTVIITGAARGLGRSYALAFAAEGANVVVNDIGTSLGGEGRDTSAADAVVAEIIAAGGQAMANYDDVTDWDATKRIVEATVARFGGLDVVVNNAGIVRDRMFVSATPEEWDATMHVHLRGHFCLARHAVDYWRAQQKAGNPVDARIINTTSGAGLQGSIAQAAYSTAKGGIAALTLVQAAELGRYGITANALAPSARTRMTTGAFSEKMAEVTEGFDKQDPDNIAPTVVWLGSVQSKHVTGCVFELEGGRITIEDGWHLGPTVDQDAKWDPANVGAAVDALLADRKAPRAVWGS